The Rhizobium sp. BT03 genomic sequence CGACCTCGTCTTTTCCATGCTTCCCGTTTCGGTCGACCGGTTGAAGGCCAATCCGAAACTCGACGTCCGGATCGCGACAATCCCCCGCACCCGCATCCTCAAGATCAATGCGGCATCGCCTTTCTTCGACCAGGTGGAGGAGCGGCAGGCGGTCAGCGCGGCTATCGACCGCGTCGGCATCACTAAGGTCATCCTGCGCAATTCCGATCTTGCCGCGACCCAGCTTTTCCCGCCGGCAATGAAGGGATGGAACGTTTCGGGCGTTCAGCCGCTGGCGCGGGATCTGGAAAAGGCAAAACAGCTGTTGGCGGCTGCAGGCTGGGTGCAGGGCAGCGACGGCGTTCTGGAGAAGGATGGCAAGCGTTTCAGCGTGACGATGCTGACCTATTCCAGCTGGCCGGAACTGCCGCCGATCGCAACCGCGCTTCAGGCCCAGCTCCGGCAAGTGGGTATCGAAGCCAAGGTATCCGTCGGCAACAGTTCGGAAATCCCGGCCCGTCACAAGGATGGAACGCTGGAAATGGGACTGATCTCGCGGCTCTACTCGATCGTACCCGATCCGGTCGGCACCCTGCTCCAGGACTACGGCCCAGGCGGAAGCGACTGGGGCTCCATGGGCTGGGACAACAAGGAGATGCAGGGCATCGTCGATAAGCTTGCGGCGACAAGCGATGCGGCCATCCGTGCTCCGCTCCAGGCCCGCGCGGTCGAGATCCTGCAGGAGGAGCTGCCGAGCATACCGGTCACCTGGTCCGAACTCGCCATCGTGTCGAGCAAGCGGATCACCGGCGTCGAGGTCGACCCTCTGGAGGTGAACTACGGCCTCTCCTCGGTCCGCTGGGCAAAATGACGGAAAGCGCGATGCGAAGCTTCCTTCTTGCTCGTCTTTTGCAGGCCGGCATCGTGGCGGTCGTGGTCGGGGCCCTGTGCTTCGTTCTGATGCGCGTCCTGCCGGGCGATGCGGCCATGCGCATTGCCGCCGGCCGCTATGGGCCTGACGCCCGGATCGCCGACGCGGCCGCCAAGGTCAGGCTGGAACTGGGTCTCGACCGGCCGATCGCGGCTCAGTTCCTGGAATGGTTCGGCAGTCTCCTGCGGTTCGATCTCGGACATTCGCTGGTGACAGGCGCTCCCGTCGTTCACGAACTGCAGGTGCAGCTCGGCGCGTCCCTCTGGCTTGCCCTTACGGCTTTAGCCTTGTCGCTGCTGATCGGTCCGATCGTCGGGCTGTTTTCCGGATTGAAACCCGGCGGAGCCATCGACCGGATGGGATTGGCAGGCGCCGTCATTTTCCGCGCCATTCCGCCCTTCGTGCTCGGGCTCATCCTGATGCTGGTGTTTTCCAAACATCTCGGCTGGCTGCCGCCGGCCGGCTTCGGCTCGCCGCGCGAAATCCTGCTGCCGGCCCTGACCCTGGCGCTCGGGCTTGCCGCCATGTCGAGCCGTGTCGCCCGTAATTCCGTCGCAGCCGTTGCCCGGGCGCCCTACTTCGCCTTCGCCCGTTACAAGGGGCTTCCGGAGGCCGTAGTCGTGCGCCGGCATGGGCTGCGCAATGCGGCCA encodes the following:
- a CDS encoding ABC transporter substrate-binding protein, producing MRVMKRIFLTLALGTSTVVGSAYAETLKVAGPWEITGIEPAQTGYVFSRLQVAETLVTTDKQGTLVPALAEKWGVSDDGLTWTFAIRGNASFHDRTAVTAETAAASLRRALAGVGVLSQAPIAEITSSGAELDIRLTKPFSPLPAYLVHFSTIILAPSSFDAAGKVTQIVGSGPYKVKALTPPARLELESSGNWWGGRSGIEDVSYLAVGQGETRALMAESGEADLVFSMLPVSVDRLKANPKLDVRIATIPRTRILKINAASPFFDQVEERQAVSAAIDRVGITKVILRNSDLAATQLFPPAMKGWNVSGVQPLARDLEKAKQLLAAAGWVQGSDGVLEKDGKRFSVTMLTYSSWPELPPIATALQAQLRQVGIEAKVSVGNSSEIPARHKDGTLEMGLISRLYSIVPDPVGTLLQDYGPGGSDWGSMGWDNKEMQGIVDKLAATSDAAIRAPLQARAVEILQEELPSIPVTWSELAIVSSKRITGVEVDPLEVNYGLSSVRWAK
- a CDS encoding ABC transporter permease, producing MRSFLLARLLQAGIVAVVVGALCFVLMRVLPGDAAMRIAAGRYGPDARIADAAAKVRLELGLDRPIAAQFLEWFGSLLRFDLGHSLVTGAPVVHELQVQLGASLWLALTALALSLLIGPIVGLFSGLKPGGAIDRMGLAGAVIFRAIPPFVLGLILMLVFSKHLGWLPPAGFGSPREILLPALTLALGLAAMSSRVARNSVAAVARAPYFAFARYKGLPEAVVVRRHGLRNAAIPVVSYLGLQAIYLIEGVVVVESLFAYPGIGHALVHAIVERDIPMVQGTALVMGLMFVVIGAVVDSLTLWLDPRLRKNA